The genomic window TTCAGACTGCTCGGCAAGCTCCAGAAGAGATTGAACACGCGACTCAATCGAGTCTCCAACCGTGGTCATGAAGACTGGCTCATCTTCTTGCGCCTTTACACGCAACCGCAGTTGACGTTCAGCATGTGCCAGCGCGTAAACAGGCATGCGTTCGAGCTCAGGAATGCGCTCCTTGCACTGTTCCATCTGCTTCTGTTTGGTCTCTATGTCGCGCAGCAGCCTGTCCAACTCCAAGCCCACCAAACCCAGTACTGAACCCACGAGCAGAGGCGGGTCGCGCCTGGAGCGCTTGAAGCCCAAGCCTTCGCCCTCACGCCAGTGATAGAAGCCGTCAAAGCGAGTACTTTGCTCTCGGATACACCAGGCCAGGAGGTGGCGCCACTCCAGCTTCTGGTTCGTACCAGGCAGAGAACGAGCCACCAGCCGACCAACCGAAAACTGCTCCAGCGCATTGCTGTAGCCGCTGAAATCATTGGCTACCGCCCCACCCACCAACGGCTCCAAGAAGTCACATTGGGCAGCCATGGAGTGGCTGTGACCGCCATACGGACGGAAGACTAACCAAGTGGCTCCATCGAGATGGACCTTCGCAGCCACACCGCCCTTGGGAAAACTGCCGGCCGCTTTGGCCCGCAGGGTGGCGATGGCTGGTGCTTCGTCACCCAGGACATACCTGAGGAGCAGACACAGCGAAGTTTTGCCCACGCCGTGACCCGCACTTGCCAAGCCCGAGGCCTCGCTGGGCGACGACTCCTTGGCCCAAACGATATTCAGCCCAGGATGCAGGTCGATGGTGCGCGTAAATACAAGCGGCTCACGGGACTCAACAAGCCACAAGGTTTCCACCCACAGCCGGGGTTGAACGCGGACTGGACGGAAGTCCTTGAGCCAGCTTGCCATCTGGTTCACCTCACTGTGTTCCGGTGGCTTTTGTGCCATCGTGTGCGGTACCGACTTGCGGCACAGTCAACGCATTGCGACGCTCCTCTGCCAGCCACAGCAGCCGAGCGGCCTCCGTGTGTTCAGGTAGTGCGATGACTTCACGCGGCGGCGGTGCGGAGCCACGTACAAAGACCTGCTCCCCTCCTTGGGTGGAGCGTACGAGTACGCCGATGGCCTCAAGGCGCTGCACGATAGGCAGGATGCGGCTCAATAGCGGCACCACATCGGCAATGCCCAACGAGCCTCGCAAAGCATCAAAACGAGGACCATCGACCGACCCAAGGTAGTGCGTTGCCGTCGTCAACCCAGCCAGAGCTGATTGGATTGCGGTCAACGAAACAGCCTCCATTCGCGCCGCCACGACTGCCATCACAAGGCCCGCCAAAGCACCTTCTTCAGCGCTGCGAATCACCCCCTGAGTGGAATATGTAACGTCCAATGATTGTGTTGCAGACGACAAGTTGGCCAGCTGGTCCCAGGCTTCCAACACCAGCCTCTGCGTCCGATACTCCCCAAACTCCTGAATTTCGTTCTTCTTAAGAACGCGGAAGGTCTCGCTGGGGTAGTCCGCGCCCAGCACGTCCGCCGGGTCGAGGATGTAGCGCAGCTCGTCGCGGGTGAGGCCGTAGAGGCGGGCGTAGTAGGCGTCGAGTTCGGCGCGCAGTTGGGCGCGGCGCTCGGGGTTCCAGGGGAAGGGAGGCAGCGGGATGCCGTGCTGCTCGGGCGGGCGCGGGTCGGCGCTTGGCAGGGCGGCCAGCAGGTCGTCGGCCCAGGCTTGCATGTCGTGGGCGGTGTGGGTGAGTTCCAGCACGCGCGGGACGATATAGGCCAAGTCGGCGGGGGTATAGCGCTCGGGGGGTAGGACGGGGAGCTGCTTGTAGATGAAGTAATTGAGGTGGGTTCCGCCCACTTTGTGCCGAGCCACAAAGTCGAAAGTCAAACACACCAAGTTGCCCAACAGGGCCGCTTGATTGGCAGCGTTGGTTGCAGGGGCGAACAGCATCAATGGCATGTTGTTCCCCACCCCCACCCTTGGCACCACCGAAGCAATCACGGTGCGTTCGTTGGTCGCGTTGGTGATGTCCCGCCACCCCATCAACCACCTCGGGCTGCGGCGGTCCATCCAGGCGTTCAGCCATTCCAGCGCCATGCTGGTGGTGCCGGGCGTTTGCAGGGCTTGCAGGTGGGCCAGTTCGTCGCTGCTCAGGCCCAGGCCTTGGCGGGGGGCGTCTTGCAGCGCCCATTTCTGGAACAGGGGCAGGGCTTTTTTGCCGCTGGTGCCGTCGGCCTTGAGGGCGTCGGCCAGCAGGGGGTGGTGGCTGGCCAGCAGGCGCTCGGTGGCCTCGGTGGCGCGCAATACCGTGGTGTTGCTCCAGCGTGCAGCATCGGTTTCCACTCCTTTATTGATAGCTGCTTGCGCTTGCTGGGCGGGCATTAGATGCTGATTTGGCTCATATTCTGCAAACAGGCTGCCGGTGGCGAGGGCTGGGCTGGGCGCCGGGTGGTTGGCGTGCAGACGCTCGGCCTCGGTGCGGAACAGCGCGCCGGCCACCCAGCTGGCCAGGGCCAGGGTGAGGGCGGTGTGGCGCTCTTGCAGCGCGGTGGCTGCGGCGCTGCTGCTGCCGTTGTGCTGGGCGGCGTCGGTGGCCTGTTGCCAGGCCAGCCAGGCGTTGGCTACGCGGCTGGGCACGCGGGCAATGCGGGCCAGCACTTCGCGCTCATCCACCCAGTAGCGGGTTGCTACTTGGTACGACGGGTCAGTTTTTTCGCTGGGCGTGACATCCCGCGATGACCAATCGTCGTTACTTGTTGCTGGGTCGGGGACGAACGTGGCCCAGCGGTGGTCGAATTGGTGAATCAACTTGGCTTCGTAGAGTGGCAGCCGACGATGTTCGCTGCCTTGCGCTGGCCCGTTCATGAACAGGTCGCTCGCACTGGTCATGTTGAACAAGCCTTGGGAAAAGCTGATACCCCAAGGATTGATTTCTGGGGCCACTTCCCGCGTGTCTTTGCCTTCGCCCGCCATTTCAGCCTCGCGGATAAGCACGGGCGCTGCACGGTAGAGCTTTTTGGTCAGCTCGGCATCGCGCTGGCTGCGGAACACCGGGCAGGTGCGGGTGTTGGGGTTAATCAGGCGGAATTCGTCGGGCGTGAGGGTGAACCGGCGGCGACTGTCTATCAAGTGCTGAACTTGTGTGGCAAAGCACACAAATTGAGCTTCTGGCGTGTTACCCAAGGTGAGAAGGCTGAACTTGTAACTGCGATGAACTGCTGGAAAAACTGCATCGCTGTTCTCGAAGTCCAGCAGGCTCGCCAGCCTTGAACTCTGGGAAATATGAGCAAAGTAGTCCTTCGCCGTATCGTCGGTGGCAATCCCAGTGGGGACGATAAAGCCCGCGCGTCCTTTTTTTGATGCCAACTGCTCAATGGCTTCAGCAAACAAGCGGTAAGTGTTGAGCTTTCCAACGGCTGAGAGCGGGTAACGGCCCGACTCCCGATAAAACAAATTGGTGGCCTCGTAGCCTCGTTTCGCTGTTTGGTATTCGTCCCACAGCCAAGGTTGCTCTGTTGCCAATCCTGTAATGGCCTTTTTGCGCTTGTCGCCAGACAGTTTGGCAATTGACGGCGCACGGGCTGCGAAGAATTCTTCTTCACCCAGTTGCGACACCTCCCACGGCGGGTTGCCCAACATCACCGCAAAGCCGCCCTTGGCTGCCACCTGCGGAAAGGCGAGCCACCAATGGAACACGCTGTGGGCGCGGCACAGGTCGTGCGCGGCCTGCGCCAGTTCGGGCTGGGGCGGCTGGTGGGGGTTGTGGTGCAGCAGGCCCCACAGGTAGCCCGAGAGCGGGATTTGCTTCTCCCCTTGCGGCACTTTGGGCGCCAGAAAGGCGGCCACATAGGTGTCGGCCAGCTTGGCCAGGGTGCTTTGCCCGGCTTGCTGGCTGACGTGCGCCCAGGCGCTGCGCTTGGCGGCGATGCCGTCCAGGGTGTCGTCGGCCAGGCGTTCTACGGCGCTGGCGTCTTGCACCAGGGGGGTGGCGGCAAACAGGTCGTTGGCCACCACCTGCTTCCAGCTTTTGAGCTCGGCCTTGTTTTGCTTTTTCAGGGCGGCGGCGGTGGCTTTGTCGTCGCCACTGAGCACGGCGTAGGCCGCGTCCGGGATGCCGTTTTCCAGAATCTTGGGGTCGAGCACACCCAGGAGTGCATCGCCCACCTGCAGGTGGTGGTCGATGAAGGTCAGCGGCCGGTCGGGGGTGTAGGCCTCCAGCCACAGGGCGGTTTTGGCCAGGGCGATGGCCATGGGGTTTTTGTCCACGCCATAGATGCAGCGGCCCACCACGTCGCGCAGGGCGTGGCGGTAGTCAGCCGGCGTGGGGGCGCCGCCCACGGCAGCGGCGCGCAGTTGGGCCACTTCGTCGGCCAGGCGGCGGGCGGCAGCCAGCAGAAAGTGCCCGCTGCCGCAGGCGGGGTCGCACACGGTGAGTTCCAGCAGGGCGTTGACCGGATTGCTTGGGTTGGCTTGCACGGTTTGAGCAATCACCGGCTCCAGCGCGCTTTGGATGAGTTCTTGCACCAGGCTGTCGGGCGTGTAGTAGCTGCCGGTGAGCTTGCGGGCGTTGCCTTTGTTTGATGCCTCGTCCTCATCGCCCACAAAGGCCAGGCGGGCGGCGTGGGGTTGGCTCAGGTGCTGGTAGTCGGGCACCAGCTCCAGCAGGCTTTCATAGACGCTGCCCAGTTCTTCGGCACCCATGTCGCGGTAGTTGACGCGCGTCAGGCCCGTGGACTGGCGGAAGTAGCCCAGCTGGAACACGGCGGCCAGCAGGTGGTGGTTGTCTATCTGGCACTGGTGCAGCAGCGGGCATTGCGCTGGGGCAAACAGGCCGCCCAGGGCGGGCAGGCCCAGCGCGGCTTGGCCGCTGGCCAGGCCGCCAAAGGTGATGGACAGGGCTTGCCACAGGTCGCTGTGGGTGTCGTGGCTGCTGCGGCGCAGGGCGCGTTCGCGCAGCCAGGTGAGGCTGTAGCCCTGCCAGTAGCGCTCTTGCTGCTCGGGCGTGGCCTCGGGCGTGAAGATGAGCGAGCGGCCGGTGCTGGGGTCGCTGCGGTCTTCCACGGTCGCCAAAAAGATAAAGCGATAGACCAGGCTGAGCAGTTCTTCAAAAAACGCCTGTTTGGTGGCGCTGCTGTGCTCTGTATTTTGTAGCTGCTCGCGCAAGCTGGTATTGGTCTGGTGGCTTAAAAAGCCTGTACCCAGGCTGCGCAGGGCGCGCTCGACCTGAAAGCGCAGGTTCATGCGCACGGTTTCGCCGCTTTGCTGGCCGGCGTTGCGCCAGCGCTCCCAGGGGCAGTCGGTGGGTTCGGTGTAGCTGCCGTCGGGCAGGCATTTGCCAAAGCGCGAGGCGTGGGCCAGCAGCCAGAAGGCGGTGAAGTCGGCGTAGAGCTCTTCGGTGAAGAGGGCTTCGAGGTCCACCTCCACATACGCAGGCCGGGTCAGGCTGGGGTTGTCTCGCAGGATGCGCAGCTTCAGGCCGTTGCTGGTGATGGCCCACAGGGAGTCGTCCGACGCATTCAGCGCCTCTTGCGCCAGCATGTAGGGGCTGCGGCGGCGGGTGCGGCCGGTGTCGGGGTTGGTGTCGCCAAAGCGCTCGGCGGCCAGGTCCAGGGGCTGGTCAAAGCCGGCCAACACCACGGGCAGGCGGCCACCCAGGGCGGCGTGGCCGATGTTGTAGCTGTGGTGGCTGTTGCCGCTGGCGGGCAGGCTGCTGCGCGCCGCCAGGTCGGTGTAGCCCAGCACCTGGCGCAGCAGGGGCAGCAGCAGGGTTTGCAGCGTGACGCTGTGCGGGTTGGCGTCTTGCCGCTGGCGTTGCAGGGCAAAGTCTTGCCACAGGTTTTGCGCAATCTTGAAGTACCGCGCGATTTCATCGCGCAGCTTGAGGCCCTTGGGGATGTCGTAGTGCCCCTCGGTCTGCTCGGTGGCCTCGGGTGCGGCCAGGGTGGTCAGGCGGGTGAGTTCTTCGGCCGGGATAAGGCCGCCCTCGATGCGCAGGGCGGTGTACGCGAGTTGTTGGGTGGTTTTGCGGGCCATGGTCAAACCTCCACCGCAGCGGGGACCAGTACATAGACACCCATCACATCCACCGGAAGGCTGGCGGTGACCTGGTAGCTGCCACGGGCTTCGGCAGCTTCACGCACGCGGCGGTGGTCGGCCAGCAGGCTTTGGGCACGAGCTTGCGCAATGGCCTCCAGCGCGGGTTGCCAAGTCGGCAGGCTGTCCAGGGCTTGCTGGATATGGCGGTCTCGAATCACGGGGGGCATGTTGCGGCTGGCCGGTGCGCCCAGGAGTTCGCGGGCTTGTGGCAAGGGGATTTCGGTCAAAGGCTCGGCACCAGCGGTGCTGACGGCCACGGTTTCTTCGCAGAGCATCAGGCGGGTGTGGCTGTCGCGGGTGATGCTGAGCTGGTGGCGCAGGCGCAGCAGCAGCACGGTGGTTTTGAGGGGGACATGGCCCACAAAGGCAGCGCCAGCGCGGGCCACGCCGTCAGCGTCTTCATGCTGGCTGTCCAGGGCTTGTTCGAGCAGGGTGTCGGCCAGGGCCACCACCAAGGGGTGGGTGCGCTGGATGAAGGTGGAGCCTTGGGCTGCTGGCTGCTGAAAGTCGATACGCAAGGTGCCGCTGAGCCCTTCTGCTGCCAGACGCTCTTTCAAGCTGGAGGGCAAGGCGTCCAGCGGGGCTTTGAAGTGGTTTTTGTAGGGTTCCAGACCCGCGCCCAGCTTGGCCATGGCCCGGCTGACAAAGCGCTGCACGTCGTCTTCGTTGCCCAGGGCGGCGGCGGATTTGCGCCATTCGGGCAGCACGTCGTCGGGCTTCAAGCGGCGCTGGGCAAAGATGGAGCGGTTTTTGGCGGCCTTGTCGCGGGCGCTTTGCCAGGCGGTGTCAATCTGCCGGGCGGGTTCGCCAAAGTCGAAGCCCATTTGGGCCTTTTGCCCCATGGCATTGTGTTTGCGCAGCAGCACGGCGTTGAGCAGGGCCTGGGTGAGCTTGCCTTCATCGTCGGGCATGGGCACCAGCACGCCGAGCTCTTTGCGGATGCTTTCGGCCTTGCGCAAAATCACCTGCAGCACGGCACCGTCCACGGGGTTGTCCTCGCCGTAGAGCATGGTGCTGCGCACTTCTTTGGCTTGCTGGCCAAAGCGGTCCACGCGGCCTTCGCGCTGCTCGTGGCGGGTGGGGTTCCAGCTCAGGTCGTAATGGACCACGGCGGTGAACAGGTTTTGCAGGTTGATGCCTTCGGACAGGCAGTCGGTGGCGACGAGGATGCGTTGCTCGGTGTCCGCCAGCTCGGCCACGGCGGCTTCGCGCTCGCCAGGGGTGAGTTCGCCGGTCACGGCTTTGATGGTGGCTTTCTTGAACTTGCCGCGCAGGGATTCGGCCAGGTAGTGGGCGGTGGCGATGTAGCGGCAGAACACCACGGGTTGAAAGCCTTCTGCCACCAGGGCTTGCAGGTGGCTGGTCAGCTTGGCCAGCTTGGGGTCGTTGGCGGCGCCGGCGAGGTTTTCAGCGGCAGCGATGAGCTGTTGCAGGTGCGCGGTGTCTTCGGTCTGGGCTGCGGGCTCGATGTCGTCGGTGGACAGGGCATCGTCGAGGCCATCCATGACGCGCTCGCTGGCCTGGGCTTCGAGCTCTTCGAGCGAGAGTTCCGCGCCTTCTTCCTCCTCACCCTGTCCGCCTTTGAGGCGGGTGCGCAAGGCGTTCACGGCAGCGGCGGGCGACGAGGAAATGCAGCGCAGCAAGGCCAGCGCGGCCCACCAATTCATGCGCTGCTCGCGCTGGCCCTTGCCTTCGGAGCGCTCGACCAGCTCGCGGGCGTAGTCCAGCACGTCGTTGAACAGCTGGCCCCAGGCGCCGGTCAGCTTGTAGGTGATTTCCGCCGTCTTGCGGTCGGGGAACATGCTGGTGTCTTGCCACTCGGCAATGTCGGGGCGGCGACGCTGGACAAAGTGGCGCGACAGGTCTTCACGCAGGTCGGTACGGGCGCCGGCGGGCAGGTCTTTGAGCTGGGTGAAGTCTTTGCGCAGCAGGCCCAGCAGGTTGAAGAAGGCGTCTTCATCGCCGCTGTGGGGCGTGGCGGTGAGCAGCACCATGTGGCGCTGGGCGTTGTCTGCCAGGCCCTTCAGGAGCTGGAAGCGTTGCTGGCGGCCCTGGCCGCCCTGGGTGCAGGTGTGGGCTTCGTCCACGATGACGAATTCGGGGCAAAAGCGCTGGAAGGCTTCGCGCCGGCGCTCAGACTTGATGTAGTCCAGACTGACGACGGTGAAGGGGTGGGCGTCAAACACCGAGGTGCCGGGCGGCAGGTCGCGTTCCAGGCGCGTGGCGCTGGCGCTGCGTACCACCACGGCCTGGATGTGAAAGCGCTCTTGCAGTTCACGCTGCCACTGCTCGCACAGGTGCGGCGGGCAGAGCACGGCCATGCGGTGGATTTCGCCCCGGTCGAGCAGCTCGCGGGCAATCAATGCGCCTTCGATGGTTTTGCCGATACCTACGTCATCGGCAATCAGCAGCCGAACGGTGGGCTGCTTCATGGCCATGAGCAGCGGCACCAGCTGGTAGGCACGGGGCTCGACGGCAATGTTGCCAAAGCTGCGGAATGGGCCGGCGCCGCTGCGCAGCTTGAGCTGCAAGGCGTCCATTAGCAGTTGGCTGGCAGAGTGGTTGCGCGCCTGTGCCACCACGGGCCAGGGGAAGGTGGCTGGGCCGACGGGCTGAAGCTCCAGCGGCAGGTAGATGAGCGATTCGTCTTTTTCGCTGCCGCCCAGGGGGCGCAGCCGCAGCGTTTGCCGGCTTGATTCGGGCAGGACGATCCACTCGCGGCCGCGGGCCGAAACAATGCTTCCCGGAAGGAACTCCGGCATAGGTGCGTTCATGGTGCTTAGGCTTTGCCGGGACCGAACAGGTCGGCGTTGTTCTTGAAGATGGCGCTCCAGCCCCCGGTGTTCTTCGGGAAGCGAACCACGAGGTAGCCGAGTTCGTCGAGCCTGCGGTCGATGGCTGCATCCTGCGCCTGCTGGGTGTCGGTCTCGTGGTGCGGGCCATCGACGAAGACGACCAGGTTCAGGTCATCGTAGAAAAAGTCCGCGCAGGCACTTGCACCCGGGATGGTGTGCTGTCCACGGTCGGGCTTGCGCAAGCCGTGCTCGCAGACGTGGTCGAGCCAGGCCTGCTCCAGGGTGCTGCCCGCGGTGCGCGCCAACTGGGCGTCGTGCTCCTCCGGCCCGCGCCCCTGCGTGCCCTGGTTGGTTCGGGCCTCGGTCAGCCGGCACAGCATGTCCAGCAACAAGCCACCGGCGGCCTTGTCCTTGCGGTCAACGAGTGTGTGGTCGGGCTGGTTGTAGTACGAGAGCAGGCAGCGATAGCAACCGGCCTCGCAGAACGGCTCGCCCTTGTGGTCCAGTTCCTCGGCCAGGTTGTCGCGCTTCCAGGTCTGGCCGGCCGGCGGGGCCTTGAAGTGCATGACTTCGAGGGCCTTGGCGGCAACGGCGGCGAGTGCCTCGGGCTCGGTGGCCAGGCGCGTCAACACTCCGGCGCCGCCCTCAGCGGCTTCGAACAGCAGGATGGATTGGCGGCTGTCGCGCGTGGGCAGCGGCTCGGCCATCAGCTCGCTCTCTTCGAGCTGATACACCGCTTCGATACCGCGTTTGAGCGCGTATTGCAACGTCGTCAGCGTCCCTGCTTCAAGCACGCCGAGCCGGTGGTGCGGCCGTACGATGAGAATGTTTCGGCGGTCCTCGACATAGGGGACGATGCGCTGCGGCGGTGTCTTGTCGGGCGGGGCTTCTTCAGCTTCAGACTCCCCACTGCCATCGTCCACGCCGCCGACCCAGTGGCCGGTGACCGGGTTCATCATGAAACCCTGGATGGCCTTCTCTTTGCGGCGGCGCCAACCGAAGTTCATGCGCCAGACGGTGGCCGCAGGGCCGTATTGCATCTCCAGCAGAGGGCCTTCGGCGTCTTCGACGACGGTGGTCACCATTTGCAGCTTTCCCTCGGCCTCGGAAAACTGCAGGGTGGTCTGCACTTCGTAGCCTTGGCGAACCCGCTCCTCTTCGTTCGCGGTGATGCGTTCGGCGCGCTTGGTGGAGACGTTTTCGATGCGGTAGAGATTCTTGATCTCCCGGGCTTCGGCCAGCGACGCACCGCAGGAGACGCAGCGGTCGGCATCCCTCTGGGAGCGGAAATGCCCGTATCCGCACGATGGGCAGAGCCTGGCCACTTCAGTGGACAGGCGAGCACCTTCACTGACCTGGTCTTGGCCTGTGATGGTGAGCAGAGCCTTCGTCACCCGGTATTGGCTGCCCTCGTGATAAATCAGGCTGTAGGGGCCGAACTCGCTGAGCGCCAGGAAGCGAGGCCGCGACAGGAAGCTCTCGCGGCCGATGGAACCCCGACGCGCCGGCAGGTACGCCAGCAGGGGCAGGCGGGGGAAGTTGTAGCCTGGCAGGAAGCCTTGCGAGGCCAGATAGCGGTAGGTGTAGAAGTCCGAGTTGAAGGCGCTGTCGCCGGCCAACAGCAGGTCGCGTTGTTTGCGCGCCTCGTTGTGGCGCTGCTGGGCTTCGCGGCGCTCGCGTTCGCTGGCCGCCGGGTTGTTCTCAATCTTGAAGTTGAGCTCGATGGCCTGGGCTGTCGCACGGTAGAGGTCGCGCCAGCGTTGCAGGGCGCCGTCGAGCTCCTTGTAGGCGCGCTGGAACACCGACTCCGCCCAGTGGTCCGTGTACCAGGGCGCACTGCGGGGTGTGAGTTCATTGGCCAGCATCGAGAGCACGCGCTGCCCACGCTCGTGGGCTCGTCGCTTGGCCTCGGCCTTGTCGAGGTCGCTGGCCATGTCCTCGGTGATGGGCAGCGCCTGCGGCTCGTTCATGTCCAGCAGGTCGCGGACGCTGTTGCCCAGGCGCTTGCCGGTCTCCGCGAGCCAGATGGCGTGCATGTGGCTCTTGACCAGTTCCAGGTTGGCCAGGTCCAGCGTCGGCGCGTTCACCTGGCCATGCACCATGCGCACCGGGTCGCGGAAGTAGTACTGGTCGTGTGGTGACTGGCTGGCGCAGTAGGTGATGACGAGCGCCGGCTGGCCTGCCCGGCCGGCGCGACCACTGCGCTGCGCGTAGTTCGCCGGGGTGGGGGGCACATTGCGCATGTAGACCGTGTTCAGCGACGAAATGTCGACGCCCAGCTCCATGGTCGGCGAGCAGAACAGCACGGGTAGCCACTCCAGCTCGGTGCCGTTTCTCTTGCGCCACTCGTCGCGGTCTTTCTCGGTGAAGCGAAAGCGCGCTTCGCGCTCCAGGCGGTCGTCCTGCTCGACCTGGGCCGTGTGCTCCCGGGCCTCGAAGTCGAACAGCTGGTGCACCGGGTTGTCCAGCAGGCCGGCGATGTTGCGGTACAGCCCGCGAAAGAACGCGTTGTCGTCGGCCTGGCGCTGGCTTTGGCCATCGCCGAGCTCCCACAGGAGCGCCGTACCGTTGAGCTGCCAGCCGATCAGGCCAACATCGGTCTCTTCCCTGCGCACGAGACCATAGGGCTCGGCGGCTTTGAGCAGCGCGCCGACGACGTCCGACCAGGTCTGGTCGTTGATGAACTTGGAGTACGGATTGCCGCCGCCCCAGGTGCTGCCTTTGCGGAGCTCGCGGCCCAGGCGGGAGCGGCTGGAGCCGATGACCAGGAAGTCTTCAATCCTCACTCGGCGGCCGCGGCGGTCGGTTTCCTCTTTGGGGCGGGAGGTGACGAACCAGCGCGAGGGAAGCGGCCGCTCGTCCTCGGTAAAACCCCAGGGCTCACGCAGGTTGGCGTAGCTTTGGGTGCGCAGCTGGTCGAGCTCGGTGCGGTCGAGGTAGCGCGTGGCGATGCACAGGCCCTGGCGCATGAAGTTGAACAGTT from Burkholderiaceae bacterium includes these protein-coding regions:
- a CDS encoding N-6 DNA methylase, whose translation is MARKTTQQLAYTALRIEGGLIPAEELTRLTTLAAPEATEQTEGHYDIPKGLKLRDEIARYFKIAQNLWQDFALQRQRQDANPHSVTLQTLLLPLLRQVLGYTDLAARSSLPASGNSHHSYNIGHAALGGRLPVVLAGFDQPLDLAAERFGDTNPDTGRTRRRSPYMLAQEALNASDDSLWAITSNGLKLRILRDNPSLTRPAYVEVDLEALFTEELYADFTAFWLLAHASRFGKCLPDGSYTEPTDCPWERWRNAGQQSGETVRMNLRFQVERALRSLGTGFLSHQTNTSLREQLQNTEHSSATKQAFFEELLSLVYRFIFLATVEDRSDPSTGRSLIFTPEATPEQQERYWQGYSLTWLRERALRRSSHDTHSDLWQALSITFGGLASGQAALGLPALGGLFAPAQCPLLHQCQIDNHHLLAAVFQLGYFRQSTGLTRVNYRDMGAEELGSVYESLLELVPDYQHLSQPHAARLAFVGDEDEASNKGNARKLTGSYYTPDSLVQELIQSALEPVIAQTVQANPSNPVNALLELTVCDPACGSGHFLLAAARRLADEVAQLRAAAVGGAPTPADYRHALRDVVGRCIYGVDKNPMAIALAKTALWLEAYTPDRPLTFIDHHLQVGDALLGVLDPKILENGIPDAAYAVLSGDDKATAAALKKQNKAELKSWKQVVANDLFAATPLVQDASAVERLADDTLDGIAAKRSAWAHVSQQAGQSTLAKLADTYVAAFLAPKVPQGEKQIPLSGYLWGLLHHNPHQPPQPELAQAAHDLCRAHSVFHWWLAFPQVAAKGGFAVMLGNPPWEVSQLGEEEFFAARAPSIAKLSGDKRKKAITGLATEQPWLWDEYQTAKRGYEATNLFYRESGRYPLSAVGKLNTYRLFAEAIEQLASKKGRAGFIVPTGIATDDTAKDYFAHISQSSRLASLLDFENSDAVFPAVHRSYKFSLLTLGNTPEAQFVCFATQVQHLIDSRRRFTLTPDEFRLINPNTRTCPVFRSQRDAELTKKLYRAAPVLIREAEMAGEGKDTREVAPEINPWGISFSQGLFNMTSASDLFMNGPAQGSEHRRLPLYEAKLIHQFDHRWATFVPDPATSNDDWSSRDVTPSEKTDPSYQVATRYWVDEREVLARIARVPSRVANAWLAWQQATDAAQHNGSSSAAATALQERHTALTLALASWVAGALFRTEAERLHANHPAPSPALATGSLFAEYEPNQHLMPAQQAQAAINKGVETDAARWSNTTVLRATEATERLLASHHPLLADALKADGTSGKKALPLFQKWALQDAPRQGLGLSSDELAHLQALQTPGTTSMALEWLNAWMDRRSPRWLMGWRDITNATNERTVIASVVPRVGVGNNMPLMLFAPATNAANQAALLGNLVCLTFDFVARHKVGGTHLNYFIYKQLPVLPPERYTPADLAYIVPRVLELTHTAHDMQAWADDLLAALPSADPRPPEQHGIPLPPFPWNPERRAQLRAELDAYYARLYGLTRDELRYILDPADVLGADYPSETFRVLKKNEIQEFGEYRTQRLVLEAWDQLANLSSATQSLDVTYSTQGVIRSAEEGALAGLVMAVVAARMEAVSLTAIQSALAGLTTATHYLGSVDGPRFDALRGSLGIADVVPLLSRILPIVQRLEAIGVLVRSTQGGEQVFVRGSAPPPREVIALPEHTEAARLLWLAEERRNALTVPQVGTAHDGTKATGTQ
- a CDS encoding DEAD/DEAH box helicase; the encoded protein is MNAPMPEFLPGSIVSARGREWIVLPESSRQTLRLRPLGGSEKDESLIYLPLELQPVGPATFPWPVVAQARNHSASQLLMDALQLKLRSGAGPFRSFGNIAVEPRAYQLVPLLMAMKQPTVRLLIADDVGIGKTIEGALIARELLDRGEIHRMAVLCPPHLCEQWQRELQERFHIQAVVVRSASATRLERDLPPGTSVFDAHPFTVVSLDYIKSERRREAFQRFCPEFVIVDEAHTCTQGGQGRQQRFQLLKGLADNAQRHMVLLTATPHSGDEDAFFNLLGLLRKDFTQLKDLPAGARTDLREDLSRHFVQRRRPDIAEWQDTSMFPDRKTAEITYKLTGAWGQLFNDVLDYARELVERSEGKGQREQRMNWWAALALLRCISSSPAAAVNALRTRLKGGQGEEEEGAELSLEELEAQASERVMDGLDDALSTDDIEPAAQTEDTAHLQQLIAAAENLAGAANDPKLAKLTSHLQALVAEGFQPVVFCRYIATAHYLAESLRGKFKKATIKAVTGELTPGEREAAVAELADTEQRILVATDCLSEGINLQNLFTAVVHYDLSWNPTRHEQREGRVDRFGQQAKEVRSTMLYGEDNPVDGAVLQVILRKAESIRKELGVLVPMPDDEGKLTQALLNAVLLRKHNAMGQKAQMGFDFGEPARQIDTAWQSARDKAAKNRSIFAQRRLKPDDVLPEWRKSAAALGNEDDVQRFVSRAMAKLGAGLEPYKNHFKAPLDALPSSLKERLAAEGLSGTLRIDFQQPAAQGSTFIQRTHPLVVALADTLLEQALDSQHEDADGVARAGAAFVGHVPLKTTVLLLRLRHQLSITRDSHTRLMLCEETVAVSTAGAEPLTEIPLPQARELLGAPASRNMPPVIRDRHIQQALDSLPTWQPALEAIAQARAQSLLADHRRVREAAEARGSYQVTASLPVDVMGVYVLVPAAVEV